From the genome of Aerococcus urinaehominis:
TCTTCCCTTAAGTTTGAAAGATTAATCCCTACTCCACCACCATTTTTTGAAAGTTGTAAGGCGGAATTGATGGCCCGGCCGATGGCATTCATATCATCTGACATCTCAATTAAGAAACACGATACCATCTCACCACGACGTTTACGCCCGGCATTCAGGAAGGTCGGGGTGGCAGGCTGGAAGCGTTGGCTAATCAATTCATCACGGATGGCGGTAGCTAGTTCTGGATCACCATCAGCAAAATATAGCGCATTATAAACAATACGATCTTCGTAACGCTCCAAATAGCGCTGACCATCATCTGTTTTCATGGCATATTGTGTATAGAATTTATGGGCCCCCATAAAAGATTGGAAGCGGAATTTTTTATCGTAAGTGGTTTGCATTAAATTAGTCACAAAGTCCAAATCATACTGCTTAATAAAGGCTTCCTCTAAATAATCGTGGGCAATCAAATAACGGATTTTTTCTTCATTAGTATAGAAGAAAACAGTATTAGGGTTAACATGTTCCAAAAAATAGGCCCGGACGGCTTCCTTATCCTTATATAAGGGGATTTGGTTGTCAATCGGACGATTTAATTCATTATTTAATTTAAAATAGGTTATTTCATTTGGTGACTTAGACTCTACTGGTGTTTTCAATTTCAGCCACAATCTCCTTTACTTTTTTTACATCATTTTCTGACCCCATAAACTCAAACATATGTAATAGGGGTAAGTGGTAATCATCACATAAATCTTTTGCCGTAAAACAGAAAAGGTCATTAAAGTTGCGATTACCGCCACCCATGACACCACGACAATAAGATAAATTTTTGCCACTCTCTAAAAAATCGTTCAGTACATCAGTGACCTCGATTGCATAGGTTGGTGCAACTAATATAAAATCCTGATCTATTTCAGTAAAGCAATTACTATCATCAATTTCTAAAGAGGGTTGGTCCAACTTGGCTACAAAACGCCTCGTATTACCGACCACAGACATGTAAACAAATAGCATGATAAGCCTCCTTTTCATACCAAATCAATATATCATGTGGTTCTGGTTAATTCAAGGTAAATACCCTATATATTGTATCCACAGATTTATCCACATACTATATTTTGATTACATTTAAATAGCTAAACCGAACAAATCAAGCTTTTGGCGAGAATAAAATGATTAGCTAATTTGTCAACCACTAGATATAGTGAACGATAGCTACACCATAAAAACTCTTATTGTTTTTCATTGCTTGCACACAAAAAACCTAGCAGTTAGACTGCTAGGTTTTCGTTAAGTTCGAACAATTTAAATTATGCTAAGATCTTAGAAACAACGCCGGCACCTACAGTACGGCCACCTTCACGGATTGAGAAGTTAGTACCATCTTCAATCGCAACTGGGTTGATAAG
Proteins encoded in this window:
- the nrdI gene encoding class Ib ribonucleoside-diphosphate reductase assembly flavoprotein NrdI, with translation MLFVYMSVVGNTRRFVAKLDQPSLEIDDSNCFTEIDQDFILVAPTYAIEVTDVLNDFLESGKNLSYCRGVMGGGNRNFNDLFCFTAKDLCDDYHLPLLHMFEFMGSENDVKKVKEIVAEIENTSRV